ATCGGCACCAAGGTTTGCAACACGCTCAATGTTGGTCTCGTCGATTCCACCGTCTACCTGTAGCCAAACGTCCAGCTTCTCGTCGTCAACCTTGCGGCGGACGGCGGCCACCTTGCTGAGAGTGTCTTCGATGAGTGATTGCCCGCCAAATCCGGGTTCAACTGTCATTACTAGGATTTGGTCGAATTCGGCTAGGACCTCAAGGTAGGAATCGATTGCGGTTCCCGGTTTAATCGCCAAACCAGCTCGGGCACCAATGCTCCGTAATTCTCTGGCCAATTTGACCGGGTTTTCGGCTGCCTCAGCGTGAAAAGTTATTGAAAATGCGCCGGCCTCGGCATAACCTGGCGCCCACCGGTCTGGCGATTCAATCATTAGGTGAATATCAAGCGGTTTCGGTGTGATTTGCTGCATTCTGGCGACCATAGGCAGACCAAAAGTTAGGTTCGGTACGAAGTGATTGTCCATCACATCAACGTGGATAAGGTCTGCGTTGGAAATGGAGTTGAAGTCGCGTTCGAAGTTCACGAAATCTGCAGACAGAATGCTTGGATTGATGCGAGCCGACATAAATTTAGCCTAACTACTTCTGCATGAGTGCGA
This portion of the Rhodoluna limnophila genome encodes:
- the rpe gene encoding ribulose-phosphate 3-epimerase, whose product is MSARINPSILSADFVNFERDFNSISNADLIHVDVMDNHFVPNLTFGLPMVARMQQITPKPLDIHLMIESPDRWAPGYAEAGAFSITFHAEAAENPVKLARELRSIGARAGLAIKPGTAIDSYLEVLAEFDQILVMTVEPGFGGQSLIEDTLSKVAAVRRKVDDEKLDVWLQVDGGIDETNIERVANLGADTFVAGSAVFKAEDRQAQIDNLRSLAASGIAHRH